The genomic stretch TAGAAAAATACGACAAACTAGGAACCACACATTTGGGGGAGTTCAATCACCTCACAGGCGAGCAAATCGGCCCCGCAGAGCCAGATAGAAGAACCACTAAAAACTAAGGATCAAACCATGCTCTTCCTTTCAATAACCGGCTTTTACCCAGATGACGTCCAAGACGACACGCTGCAGTTCGAATTAGATATCGACGGTAGTGAAATGAATGAAAAAGTTGCCCAGCTCATTGAGTCCAAGTCTCTGAGCGAACTGGAGCCTGGTGAATTGTTACTGAGCGAAGATCAGGTAACGGCACTGGAAGCCCTTCTAAATGTCAGCTTCCCGAATGGTCTGGAGTATTTTATGGGCACCTGTGCCAAGTACTGATACTGCCGACCGGAAACAAACAAAAAACCCCGACCAGTCACCCGGTCGGGGTTTTCTTCAACTGCAATCCGCTTAGTGCGAAACGCGGCTGGTGCCACCCACGGTGGAGATGCGCACGCGCTCACCCACGCGGAACACTTCGTTCGGCTGCACTTCCTGCACGTAGGCGCGCATGCTGCCGTCGTCTTCGCGAACGGTGATCTCGACGCCCTGGGTACGGGTCAGGCCTTCTTCGGCGGCGGAGCCGACCAGGCCGCCGGCCACGGCACCGATGACCGCCGCCACGATGCTGCCTTTGCCGCCGCCGATGGCGCTGCCGCCGACGCCGCCCACCGCTGCACCGGCGAGGCCGCCGATCGGGGTCTTGGTGCCTTCGATCTTCA from Pseudomonas ekonensis encodes the following:
- a CDS encoding pyocin S6 family toxin immunity protein; its protein translation is MLFLSITGFYPDDVQDDTLQFELDIDGSEMNEKVAQLIESKSLSELEPGELLLSEDQVTALEALLNVSFPNGLEYFMGTCAKY
- a CDS encoding glycine zipper 2TM domain-containing protein translates to MRKSVLLVASFSTMAMLLTGCQSSLTGDTYSRDEARRVQTIRMGTIESLRPVKIEGTKTPIGGLAGAAVGGVGGSAIGGGKGSIVAAVIGAVAGGLVGSAAEEGLTRTQGVEITVREDDGSMRAYVQEVQPNEVFRVGERVRISTVGGTSRVSH